The following proteins come from a genomic window of Paucimonas lemoignei:
- the parB gene encoding chromosome partitioning protein ParB: MAVKKRGLGRGLDALLSSPTVSSLEEQAVKADQRELQHIPLDLIQRGKYQPRRDMDPQALEELALSIKAQGVMQPIVIRPIADNRFEIIAGERRWRASQQAGMETIPAMVRDVPDETAIAMALIENIQREDLNPVEEAVALQRLQQEFQLTQQQVADAVGKSRVSVANLLRLIALPEAIKTMLSHGDLEMGHARALLGLPEEKQVEGARHVVARGLTVRQTEALVRQWLSGKPAAVEPPKADPDISRLEQRLAERLGSAVQIRHGQKGKGQLVIRYNSLDELQGVLAHIR; encoded by the coding sequence ATGGCCGTCAAGAAACGAGGTCTCGGACGTGGGCTGGACGCACTTCTGAGCAGTCCAACCGTCAGTTCGCTGGAAGAGCAGGCTGTCAAAGCCGATCAGCGTGAATTGCAGCACATACCCCTGGATCTGATCCAGCGAGGCAAGTATCAGCCCCGTCGGGACATGGATCCCCAGGCGCTGGAAGAGCTGGCGCTGTCGATCAAGGCTCAGGGCGTGATGCAGCCGATCGTGATCCGTCCGATTGCTGATAACCGATTTGAAATCATTGCCGGTGAGCGGCGCTGGCGTGCCAGCCAGCAAGCCGGCATGGAGACCATCCCGGCCATGGTCCGTGATGTCCCCGATGAAACGGCCATTGCAATGGCGCTGATCGAGAACATCCAGCGCGAGGACCTCAATCCTGTCGAGGAGGCGGTTGCCCTGCAGCGTTTGCAGCAGGAATTCCAGCTGACCCAACAGCAAGTGGCCGATGCGGTAGGCAAGTCGCGAGTCAGCGTTGCCAACCTGCTGCGCCTGATCGCGCTGCCGGAGGCGATCAAAACGATGTTGTCCCACGGCGACCTGGAAATGGGTCACGCCCGTGCATTGCTCGGTTTGCCTGAAGAAAAGCAGGTTGAAGGGGCGCGACATGTTGTCGCACGCGGTCTGACTGTTCGCCAGACCGAGGCGCTTGTGCGCCAGTGGTTGAGCGGTAAACCAGCGGCAGTCGAACCTCCCAAAGCCGATCCGGACATCAGCCGCCTTGAACAGCGTCTGGCCGAGCGGCTGGGCTCTGCGGTGCAGATTCGCCACGGACAGAAGGGTAAAGGTCAGTTAGTGATCCGTTATAACTCGCTGGATGAGCTTCAAGGTGTGCTTGCACACATCCGCTGA